In one Thermodesulfobacteriota bacterium genomic region, the following are encoded:
- a CDS encoding ABC transporter substrate-binding protein, producing MKNQVLKIVKTFFSLVAIEALCHLVAISALASNFCVVNKSRIIDQAGRSISVEKPFKRIISLYGAHTENLFALGLEKEIIGVSRNEAFPEKAKTKPVFSYHDDPEKFLAACPDLVLIRPMIDRGYPQLMARLEKSKIKVISLQPATVDEMFNYWKILGILTGKQNEASDMTRHFKKRVSFIKSRTRDLTFKKKAYFEAIHKRMKTFSPDSMAIFALETAGGINIAIDAKPIRKTNIAAYGKERILSHAAEIDVYLAQNGAMNCPTISLIKNETGFRLIKAVREDQVYIIDEMIVSRPTLRLLKGIQEIGKILYPEIFIEN from the coding sequence ATGAAAAATCAGGTATTAAAAATAGTTAAGACCTTTTTTTCTCTGGTAGCCATTGAAGCATTATGCCATCTTGTAGCTATCAGTGCATTGGCTTCGAACTTTTGTGTAGTAAATAAAAGCAGAATAATCGATCAGGCAGGCAGGAGTATTAGTGTTGAAAAACCGTTTAAAAGGATTATTTCTCTTTACGGCGCTCATACTGAAAACCTGTTTGCATTAGGCCTTGAAAAAGAAATTATCGGTGTATCGCGAAACGAGGCTTTTCCTGAAAAAGCAAAGACAAAGCCGGTCTTTTCATATCATGATGATCCTGAAAAGTTTTTAGCAGCTTGCCCCGATCTTGTTTTAATACGACCCATGATCGACCGCGGTTATCCACAGTTGATGGCAAGGCTGGAAAAGAGTAAAATTAAAGTCATATCATTACAGCCTGCTACAGTAGATGAAATGTTCAACTACTGGAAGATACTTGGCATTCTTACAGGAAAACAGAATGAAGCATCAGATATGACCCGGCATTTTAAAAAAAGGGTATCTTTTATTAAATCCAGAACAAGAGATCTGACTTTTAAAAAAAAGGCATATTTTGAAGCCATACACAAGAGAATGAAAACCTTTTCCCCTGACTCAATGGCAATATTTGCCCTTGAAACAGCAGGGGGGATAAATATCGCAATAGACGCAAAACCGATAAGGAAAACAAATATCGCAGCTTATGGCAAAGAACGAATCCTCTCCCATGCTGCTGAAATAGATGTCTATCTTGCACAAAATGGAGCCATGAACTGCCCAACAATATCTCTTATTAAAAACGAAACAGGATTCAGGTTAATCAAGGCGGTAAGAGAAGACCAGGTATATATTATTGATGAAATGATAGTATCGCGACCTACTTTAAGGCTTCTTAAAGGAATACAGGAAATCGGCAAAATTCTTTATCCGGAAATCTTTATTGAGAATTAG
- a CDS encoding cobyrinate a,c-diamide synthase, protein MSYLGNKSYKNKEIIIKGFVIAGTQSGCGKTTISLGLMAALKRHRLNVAPFKVGPDFIDPGHHSRITGAVSRNLDGWMLPKDYNLKCFRKNARKADVAVAEGVMGLFDGYDGRSEAGSTAQMAKWLGLPVILVVNAKSMARSAAALVQGFERFDKDLTFAGVIFNNIGSKRHFEYLKEALKDNVKMLCMGGIPYSKDITMPERHLGLVTSQEHPLSDKYKDRLADHIEKNIDIKTLLDLLPEVKSTQEKSEDADFTIRADVRIGLARDNAFCFYYQDNLDMLEKNGSQLVEFSPMDDKSLPENLDGIYLGGGYPELFAKQLSDNVKMRRQIKESSKRGMPVYGECGGFMYLCREIRDTKGNTYPMIGCFDFATQMFTRLKSLGYREIKLVRDTLTGKRGETIRGHEFHYSEIKVPKDKNEDKNGDRNKAETVYDVSARAGINKTDEGYIVNRTLGSYIHLHFGSRPEAAACFVEFCRNYKRESIYETR, encoded by the coding sequence GTGTCCTATTTGGGAAACAAAAGTTATAAAAATAAGGAGATTATTATTAAAGGATTCGTAATAGCCGGAACTCAGAGTGGATGCGGAAAGACAACCATCTCTCTTGGGCTCATGGCAGCTTTAAAGAGACACAGGCTTAATGTTGCACCTTTTAAAGTTGGCCCGGATTTTATAGATCCCGGGCATCATTCAAGAATAACAGGTGCTGTCAGCAGAAATTTAGATGGCTGGATGCTGCCGAAAGATTACAACCTTAAATGCTTCAGAAAAAATGCAAGGAAAGCGGATGTTGCTGTAGCAGAAGGCGTGATGGGACTTTTTGATGGGTATGATGGTAGAAGTGAAGCAGGCTCAACTGCTCAAATGGCAAAATGGCTCGGGCTTCCGGTTATACTGGTGGTTAATGCAAAGAGTATGGCTCGCAGTGCAGCAGCACTTGTCCAGGGGTTTGAACGGTTTGATAAAGATCTAACTTTTGCAGGTGTTATTTTTAATAATATCGGAAGTAAAAGGCACTTTGAATATTTAAAAGAAGCCCTTAAAGACAATGTCAAAATGCTATGCATGGGTGGCATTCCCTATAGCAAAGATATTACAATGCCGGAAAGGCATCTTGGTCTGGTTACATCTCAGGAACATCCATTATCAGATAAGTATAAAGACAGGCTTGCAGATCATATTGAAAAAAATATCGACATAAAAACACTTCTTGATTTACTCCCGGAAGTTAAAAGTACCCAAGAAAAGTCTGAAGATGCAGATTTTACAATTAGAGCGGATGTAAGGATCGGACTTGCCAGGGACAATGCCTTTTGCTTTTATTATCAGGACAACCTAGACATGCTGGAAAAAAATGGTTCGCAGCTTGTCGAATTTTCACCCATGGATGACAAGAGCCTTCCGGAAAATCTTGACGGGATTTATCTGGGAGGGGGCTATCCTGAGCTTTTCGCAAAGCAACTTTCAGATAATGTGAAGATGCGAAGACAAATAAAGGAAAGCAGCAAAAGAGGTATGCCTGTTTACGGAGAGTGTGGCGGGTTTATGTATCTTTGCAGAGAAATCCGGGACACAAAAGGGAATACATATCCGATGATCGGCTGTTTTGATTTTGCAACACAAATGTTTACACGGTTGAAATCACTTGGTTATAGAGAGATAAAGCTGGTCAGAGATACGCTGACGGGAAAACGTGGTGAGACCATTAGAGGACATGAATTTCACTATTCGGAAATAAAAGTGCCAAAAGATAAAAACGAAGATAAAAACGGAGATAGAAACAAAGCAGAAACGGTTTATGACGTTTCAGCAAGAGCAGGAATAAATAAAACAGATGAAGGCTACATAGTCAACAGAACACTCGGCAGTTATATACATCTTCATTTTGGCAGCCGCCCGGAGGCGGCTGCATGTTTTGTTGAATTCTGTCGAAATTACAAAAGAGAATCCATCTATGAAACCCGATGA
- a CDS encoding precorrin-8X methylmutase: MKPDEIETLSFKIIDEEAGRHNFPSEKWSVVRRVIHTTADFEYIRSVRFHPDAISCGINALRNGKKIVTDTNMARVGIRKSDLESFGTEVKCFMSDPEVGRIASKTGVTKAKAAVDAAISDMEDGIYVIGNAPTALLRLIELVKDKKAKPALIIGLPVGFVNAAKSKAALVEIDYPYITNKGRKGGSNVAASVVNALAKLAILNS, from the coding sequence ATGAAACCCGATGAAATTGAAACCTTAAGTTTTAAGATAATAGACGAAGAAGCAGGCAGGCATAACTTTCCTTCCGAAAAGTGGTCTGTCGTGCGACGGGTGATCCATACTACAGCCGATTTTGAATATATCAGGTCTGTTCGTTTTCATCCAGATGCCATATCATGTGGAATAAATGCCTTACGAAATGGAAAAAAGATCGTCACTGATACCAACATGGCAAGAGTGGGAATCAGAAAAAGCGATCTTGAAAGCTTCGGCACGGAAGTAAAATGTTTTATGTCTGATCCCGAAGTTGGCCGGATTGCATCAAAAACCGGGGTTACCAAAGCAAAAGCAGCAGTTGATGCGGCAATATCCGATATGGAAGACGGTATTTACGTAATAGGGAATGCTCCCACAGCCCTTTTGCGGCTTATAGAGTTGGTAAAAGATAAAAAAGCAAAACCTGCTCTGATTATCGGACTTCCAGTGGGGTTTGTAAATGCTGCGAAATCTAAAGCCGCACTTGTTGAAATTGATTATCCGTATATTACAAATAAGGGAAGAAAAGGCGGTTCCAATGTTGCTGCCAGTGTGGTGAATGCGCTGGCAAAACTGGCTATATTAAATTCGTAA
- the cobI gene encoding precorrin-2 C(20)-methyltransferase has protein sequence MNKKKAGSLYGIGVGPGDPELITIKASKILNRVDVVFAAASTKNSYSLSVSIAKPHIPETTSVRMLSFPMTRDKKKTEQAWKDHAHTIIKELELGRDVAFLTLGDCMTYSTYGYVLKHIRKIAPNVKVKNIPGITSYQAAASSLNTPLVEGEETLMVVSGARGGEHLRQLSVKPECIVFLKAYKNVEDINSALNETGVYKSSVGVKNCGHQEEEIIRNIDKLGKRKPDYWTLIIAKQKDDA, from the coding sequence ATGAACAAGAAAAAAGCAGGAAGTTTATACGGCATAGGGGTAGGACCGGGTGATCCGGAACTTATTACAATAAAAGCCTCAAAAATATTAAACAGGGTTGATGTAGTTTTTGCAGCAGCATCTACGAAAAACAGTTACAGTCTGTCTGTAAGCATTGCAAAGCCCCATATTCCGGAAACAACTTCAGTAAGAATGCTATCTTTTCCAATGACAAGAGATAAGAAAAAGACTGAACAGGCATGGAAAGATCATGCACATACAATTATAAAAGAGCTTGAACTCGGTAGAGATGTTGCTTTTTTAACATTGGGAGATTGCATGACCTATTCCACCTATGGATATGTTTTAAAGCATATTCGCAAGATTGCACCCAACGTGAAAGTAAAAAATATACCAGGGATTACTTCATACCAGGCAGCAGCATCCAGTCTTAACACACCGTTAGTCGAAGGTGAAGAAACGCTCATGGTTGTTTCAGGTGCCAGGGGTGGAGAACATCTAAGGCAGCTTTCCGTCAAACCGGAATGCATAGTTTTTCTAAAAGCATACAAAAATGTTGAAGATATTAACTCTGCACTAAATGAAACCGGAGTTTATAAAAGCAGTGTCGGAGTTAAAAACTGCGGGCATCAGGAAGAAGAAATCATCAGGAATATTGATAAGCTTGGCAAAAGAAAGCCGGATTACTGGACTTTGATTATCGCAAAACAAAAAGATGATGCATAA